Proteins found in one Armatimonadia bacterium genomic segment:
- a CDS encoding VOC family protein produces MVTALAHLCFTVKDLDASLDFYANKLGFTHAFDFINDQGVRHGCYLHIGGRSFIELFQGNYEESKGGSYRHFCLEVDDIEATAADLKAKGVEVGEIKLGKDNSYQCWLTDPDGNRIELHCYTPNSQQNGPWLA; encoded by the coding sequence ATGGTGACCGCACTCGCCCACCTCTGCTTCACCGTCAAAGACCTGGATGCATCGCTCGACTTCTACGCGAACAAGCTGGGCTTCACCCACGCCTTCGACTTCATCAACGATCAGGGCGTCCGCCATGGCTGCTATCTGCATATCGGCGGCCGTAGCTTCATCGAGCTCTTCCAGGGCAACTACGAGGAGTCGAAGGGCGGCTCCTACCGGCATTTCTGCCTGGAGGTAGACGACATCGAGGCGACTGCTGCGGACCTGAAAGCGAAGGGTGTCGAGGTCGGGGAGATCAAGCTCGGCAAGGACAACAGCTACCAGTGCTGGCTCACCGATCCCGACGGGAACCGGATCGAGCTGCACTGCTACACGCCCAACAGCCAGCAGAACGGTCCCTGGCTGGCGTAG
- a CDS encoding uroporphyrinogen decarboxylase family protein has protein sequence MSHPRERFVVLADFIVDHFPLPSTRRVLDIGGSMGLLAYHLARRGYEVTVVDPRRKAVKRHYRKLAKRAGFFSRMSYQQRPLADTDNADLLVGLHPDEVTEAVIKQAARAQRPFIVVPCCVMPEDGQHRSYQEWCDYLADLAAGSHEVHTEILPMEGANFAIWGTPLSSASQTATPPTLSRRPYMSASLWEPNFDRVLTVLRRDGEPDRVPFFELFHDQPILEAVMGRPTPADPHQNRRFRVEFMQRLGYDFVRGNHSFAFPGRQSLIADDTETTQSRGKRGWKDEHHGPIESWEDFEKYPWPRIEDASFEDVEKLRPQIPDGMKVTVTLPGGVLENLTALMGYEPLCYALVEQPDLVRAVVDKIGEGELAVYKVLADMDHVGALWLNDDLGFKTQTMISPAHLREYVFPWYRKLVSYAHGHGKLVMIHSCGNLSQVMEDLIDIGIDGRHSFEDVIQPVADFKAQYGSRISALGGIDVGVLARATEEEVRQYTRRVLEQCAPGGGYALGSGNSVANYVPVRNFLAMLEVGKEVGVYQR, from the coding sequence ATGAGTCACCCACGCGAACGCTTCGTTGTACTGGCGGATTTCATCGTCGACCATTTTCCTCTGCCCTCCACCCGGCGGGTGCTGGACATCGGTGGCAGCATGGGGCTTTTGGCCTACCACCTTGCCCGCCGAGGGTATGAGGTGACGGTGGTCGATCCGCGCCGCAAGGCGGTGAAACGCCACTACCGCAAGCTCGCCAAGCGAGCAGGGTTCTTCTCGCGGATGAGCTACCAGCAGCGCCCGCTGGCCGACACGGACAACGCAGACCTGCTCGTCGGTCTGCACCCGGACGAGGTCACCGAGGCCGTCATCAAGCAAGCTGCGAGAGCTCAGCGACCCTTCATCGTCGTGCCCTGCTGTGTGATGCCCGAGGACGGTCAGCACCGAAGCTATCAGGAATGGTGCGACTACCTCGCCGACCTCGCAGCAGGTAGTCACGAGGTGCACACGGAAATCCTGCCCATGGAGGGCGCGAACTTTGCGATCTGGGGAACGCCCCTCTCGTCAGCTTCTCAGACCGCAACTCCGCCGACCCTTTCCAGGAGGCCCTACATGTCCGCGTCTTTGTGGGAGCCGAACTTCGACCGCGTCCTGACCGTGCTGCGCCGAGACGGTGAGCCCGACCGGGTACCCTTCTTCGAGCTGTTCCATGACCAGCCGATCCTCGAAGCGGTGATGGGGCGACCAACTCCCGCAGACCCGCACCAGAACCGTCGGTTCCGCGTGGAGTTCATGCAGAGGCTCGGGTATGACTTCGTGCGCGGCAACCACAGCTTCGCCTTCCCCGGTCGGCAGTCGCTGATCGCCGATGACACGGAGACGACGCAGTCACGCGGCAAGCGAGGGTGGAAGGACGAGCACCACGGGCCGATCGAGAGCTGGGAGGACTTCGAGAAGTACCCCTGGCCGCGAATCGAGGACGCGAGCTTCGAGGACGTCGAGAAGCTGCGGCCGCAGATCCCCGACGGGATGAAGGTGACCGTGACCTTGCCCGGCGGCGTGCTGGAGAACCTGACCGCGCTGATGGGCTATGAGCCGTTGTGCTATGCGCTGGTCGAGCAGCCGGACCTGGTGCGAGCCGTGGTGGACAAGATCGGCGAGGGCGAGCTTGCGGTCTACAAGGTCCTCGCGGACATGGACCACGTCGGCGCACTGTGGCTCAATGACGACCTGGGGTTCAAGACGCAGACGATGATCTCACCGGCGCACCTGCGCGAGTACGTCTTCCCCTGGTACCGCAAGCTGGTGAGTTACGCCCATGGGCACGGCAAGCTGGTGATGATCCACTCCTGCGGCAACCTCTCGCAGGTGATGGAGGACCTGATCGACATCGGCATCGACGGCAGGCACTCCTTCGAGGACGTGATCCAGCCGGTCGCCGACTTCAAGGCCCAGTACGGCAGCCGCATCTCAGCGCTGGGCGGGATTGACGTCGGTGTGCTGGCCCGTGCCACGGAAGAGGAAGTGCGCCAGTACACCCGGCGCGTCCTGGAGCAGTGTGCTCCCGGTGGCGGCTATGCGCTTGGCTCCGGGAACAGCGTGGCTAACTACGTTCCAGTGCGCAACTTCCTCGCCATGCTCGAGGTCGGCAAAGAAGTAGGCGTCTACCAGCGATAG
- a CDS encoding SAM-dependent methyltransferase encodes MMDTTSRIEALRHQARRLARSGDLEGAAARFAEAERIAEEAQEPVPARLLQAERELLSGHPQEALQAAELALEADAECERARDLRAEALRRIRDEAPPQTGLELHLCARVGTYRDYARKLARPTDTVIELGAAEGHTTIHLARRVARVIAVEKTTQSLERGRERCADFDSILWLQCDAFETGEVAQVAPQADLVFIDVGGSAWPSMALRLAAIYRHVFRPRAIVIRNVELNDFVLAARDCEQDAEAGPWRNPYR; translated from the coding sequence ATGATGGACACGACTTCACGAATCGAGGCACTGCGACACCAGGCCCGGCGCCTGGCCCGTTCCGGCGACCTTGAGGGCGCTGCGGCGAGATTCGCGGAGGCGGAGCGAATCGCCGAGGAAGCGCAGGAGCCGGTACCGGCGAGACTGCTCCAGGCAGAGCGCGAACTCCTGAGCGGGCACCCGCAAGAGGCTCTCCAGGCCGCCGAGTTGGCGCTGGAGGCTGATGCCGAGTGCGAACGTGCCCGGGATCTGCGGGCCGAAGCTCTGCGTCGGATTCGCGATGAGGCGCCGCCACAGACAGGTCTGGAGTTGCACCTGTGCGCACGAGTGGGCACCTACCGCGACTATGCGAGAAAGCTCGCCCGGCCGACCGACACCGTGATTGAACTCGGGGCGGCGGAAGGGCATACCACGATCCACCTGGCGCGACGCGTTGCGCGAGTGATCGCCGTTGAGAAGACCACCCAGAGTCTCGAGCGCGGTCGCGAACGCTGCGCCGACTTCGACAGCATCCTCTGGCTGCAGTGCGACGCCTTCGAGACCGGTGAAGTGGCGCAGGTCGCGCCTCAGGCCGACCTGGTGTTCATCGACGTAGGCGGCTCAGCCTGGCCTTCGATGGCGCTGCGACTGGCGGCGATCTACCGGCATGTCTTCCGGCCCCGGGCGATCGTGATTCGCAATGTCGAGCTGAATGACTTCGTGCTGGCCGCCCGCGACTGTGAGCAAGACGCCGAGGCCGGTCCCTGGCGAAACCCCTACCGCTGA
- a CDS encoding Gfo/Idh/MocA family oxidoreductase — protein MKPVRLALCGLGGIGGHHRKLILQNERYELVAAAERFQEAQAGAVQELKDRGLRVYWHLWDLLDDLQDEVEAVVLAVPHHFHSEYTLGCLERGLHVFVEKPVTVLIQDAYRELELAQEKQRLVAVDFQYTGFPHSQALKKFIMEGGLGELQTVVAVMAWKRTDEYYQRAHWAGKRYVEGKACFDGVLMNQAVHTMNSALQMGTRLDDHATVQQVQAETYTVHDGIEMEDLACLRAQLDEATLYLYATTCNFDQPERTTLEITGSKGTASWDTKSATVRLNSGEEIVFDQKAEGEQMHNNFIDCIRGTAPRLYAPLDRGMKATLAINGVYTSSGKIHKIGWDKMAQIRELIDQAAAEKKLFSELGADWACPGTPVDMTGYREFVDPQAIAAAGDAAAVPPSGI, from the coding sequence ATGAAGCCCGTCCGCCTGGCGCTCTGTGGCCTTGGTGGCATCGGTGGCCACCATCGCAAGCTGATCCTGCAGAACGAACGCTACGAGCTCGTCGCCGCTGCCGAGCGATTCCAGGAGGCACAGGCCGGTGCCGTCCAGGAGCTCAAGGACCGTGGCCTGCGCGTCTACTGGCACCTGTGGGACCTGCTCGACGACCTGCAGGACGAGGTCGAGGCAGTAGTCCTCGCTGTGCCGCACCACTTCCATTCCGAGTACACCCTCGGCTGCCTGGAGCGCGGTCTCCATGTCTTCGTGGAGAAGCCCGTGACCGTGCTGATCCAGGATGCCTACCGCGAGCTCGAGCTGGCCCAAGAGAAGCAGCGTCTTGTGGCTGTGGACTTCCAGTACACCGGCTTCCCACACTCTCAGGCACTGAAGAAGTTCATCATGGAGGGCGGCCTGGGTGAGCTGCAGACGGTTGTGGCCGTGATGGCCTGGAAGCGCACCGACGAGTACTACCAGCGGGCACACTGGGCGGGGAAGCGCTACGTCGAGGGCAAGGCCTGCTTCGACGGCGTGCTCATGAACCAGGCTGTCCACACGATGAACAGCGCCCTGCAGATGGGGACTCGACTCGACGACCATGCCACCGTGCAGCAGGTGCAGGCCGAGACCTACACGGTTCATGACGGCATCGAAATGGAGGACCTCGCCTGCCTGCGCGCACAGTTGGACGAGGCCACGCTGTATCTGTACGCGACCACCTGCAACTTCGACCAGCCCGAGCGGACCACGCTGGAGATCACCGGCAGCAAGGGGACCGCGAGCTGGGACACGAAGAGCGCGACCGTCAGGCTGAACAGCGGCGAGGAGATTGTCTTCGACCAGAAGGCCGAGGGCGAGCAGATGCACAACAACTTCATCGACTGCATCCGCGGGACCGCGCCTCGGTTGTACGCTCCGCTGGATCGGGGAATGAAGGCGACACTGGCCATCAACGGGGTCTACACCAGCTCCGGCAAGATCCACAAGATCGGCTGGGACAAGATGGCGCAGATCCGCGAGCTGATCGACCAGGCCGCTGCCGAGAAGAAGCTCTTCAGCGAACTCGGTGCAGACTGGGCCTGCCCGGGCACCCCTGTGGACATGACCGGCTATCGCGAGTTCGTCGACCCGCAAGCCATAGCAGCCGCAGGAGACGCTGCGGCTGTGCCACCCTCCGGAATCTGA
- a CDS encoding RING finger protein has product MREAFFPWPSAVGQCVGWLLLIAGSQWVAMELVSQVEGDPDLGRRAVLLGYGGLLLVQVYALVRIMLVLRELVAWTNRQAEARARSWMANEPGGWLIPDAVVGGEKCAICGMPIPDAWIEVQCLECRRCYHRSCWARRGQLCVGEKCPNGDPDTPLVVFSGIAVIDARRSIAGLDPVPPLRRVSHELRCPYCQSIIPANAEHVICPSCGIPQHPDCWRENGGCAVYGCLWGPHGL; this is encoded by the coding sequence GTGCGCGAGGCGTTCTTCCCCTGGCCCTCGGCGGTGGGGCAGTGCGTCGGCTGGCTGCTGCTGATCGCCGGGTCACAGTGGGTGGCAATGGAGCTGGTGAGCCAGGTCGAGGGTGATCCGGACCTGGGGCGCAGGGCCGTGCTGCTGGGCTATGGCGGCCTGCTCCTGGTCCAGGTGTACGCCCTGGTGCGGATCATGCTGGTCCTGCGGGAGTTGGTGGCGTGGACCAATCGCCAGGCTGAGGCTCGTGCACGGTCCTGGATGGCCAACGAGCCGGGAGGCTGGCTGATTCCCGATGCCGTGGTCGGCGGGGAGAAGTGTGCGATCTGCGGGATGCCGATTCCGGATGCCTGGATCGAGGTCCAGTGTCTGGAGTGTCGGCGCTGCTACCACCGCTCCTGTTGGGCCCGACGTGGTCAGCTCTGCGTGGGCGAGAAGTGCCCCAATGGTGACCCTGACACACCGCTCGTTGTCTTCTCCGGGATCGCCGTCATCGACGCGCGCCGATCAATCGCCGGTCTTGACCCCGTACCTCCCCTGCGACGAGTCTCCCATGAACTTCGCTGCCCCTACTGTCAGTCTATAATACCGGCAAACGCAGAACACGTGATCTGCCCATCGTGCGGCATTCCCCAACACCCCGACTGCTGGAGGGAGAACGGGGGCTGCGCAGTATATGGGTGCCTGTGGGGACCGCACGGACTGTGA
- a CDS encoding RING finger protein, with translation MSQHDEDKGPTSWEQRVSWGQACGCLPLQLLGLVCILAAAEQFRKDLGSHDPFMLAVGLIAAAAALGVIFGAVYQARKCEKPIEVDLEASGTATPGVTLEEGSSKHPEVCPFCQTEIAPDAERVVCSFCDIPHHRECWQENGGCTTYGCTSGHGGSE, from the coding sequence ATGAGTCAGCACGACGAGGACAAAGGACCCACCTCGTGGGAGCAACGAGTGAGCTGGGGGCAGGCCTGCGGATGCCTGCCCCTCCAGCTCCTCGGTCTAGTCTGCATCCTGGCGGCTGCCGAGCAGTTCAGGAAGGACCTCGGCTCACACGATCCTTTCATGCTTGCCGTAGGGCTGATTGCGGCCGCGGCGGCTCTTGGCGTGATCTTCGGCGCAGTCTACCAGGCGAGGAAGTGCGAGAAGCCCATCGAAGTGGACCTGGAGGCTTCGGGGACCGCAACACCGGGCGTCACCTTGGAGGAAGGGTCCTCTAAGCACCCCGAAGTCTGCCCCTTCTGTCAGACTGAGATCGCGCCGGACGCGGAACGTGTGGTCTGCAGCTTCTGTGACATCCCTCATCACCGGGAATGCTGGCAGGAGAATGGGGGCTGCACGACGTATGGATGTACCAGTGGTCATGGGGGCAGCGAGTGA